The sequence TTGATGGATTTTTCAAATCATAGCCAACTTTAACATCTACTTGCCCTTTAGAATGCTGTAATATCCCCATTCTTACTTCCCATGTTAAATTTAGGCCTCTTCCATTCTTCTCTATAAAGTCAACAACCCTAAGGCTTTGATTTGCATGATGGAACCCATTTAATTTATATTTTTTTGCAAGCCCATCCAACACTTTTTCTCCCATATGACCAAAGGGAGTATGCCCTAAATCATGCCCTAAAGCTATAGCCTCTGTTAAATCTTCATTTAATGAAAGGGATCTAGATATTGTTCTTGCTATTTGAGAGACTTCAAGTGTATGAGTCAACCTTGTTCTATAGTGATCACCTTCTGGTAATAATAGAACTTGGGTTTTATATTTTAACCTTCTAAAAGAATTAGAATGTATTATTTTATCTCTATCACGTTGGAAACAGGTTCTTATTTCACAATCACTCTCTTCGTGTAAGCGCCCTTTACTCTTTGACGCCAACGCCGCATAAGGAGATAATATTTTTTCTTCGATCTCTTCCCAGTGCATTCTTATGTTCACATTTTATCTCCTCTGTTCATATAACCGTACGCAAAGTAAAAAACAAATTATATTTAACGTCTCTTATAAATTTTCTTTCATTAATCAAGTAAACCAAGTGCGACGTGCGCAGCAGAAATTCTGGCAACCGGAATCCTAAAAGGAGAACAGCTAACATAATTTAAACCTAAATGATGGCAAAATGCGACGCTTGAAGGCTCTCCCCCATGTTCTCCGCAGATTCCTATCTTTATTTCTGGATTTGTGGCTCTTCCTGAAGATACGGCCATTCTCATAAGAGTTCCAACGCCTTCTCTGTCCAATATCGCAAATGGATTGTGTTTTAGGATACCTTGATCAATGTATTGAGCCAAGAATTTTCCTTCTGCATCATCTCTTGAAAAACCAAACGTAGTTTGCGTTAAATCGTTTGTGCCAAAGCTGAAAAATTGAGCATATTCTGCAATTTTGTCTGCTACCATGGCAGCCCTAGGCAATTCAATCATAGTGCCTATATAGTAATTTAATGAACAATTATTCTTTTTTATAATATTATCTCCTATTTCTTTTACTGTGTTAAAGAGTCTTTTGGTTTCTTCTTGCGTGGAAACAAGGGGTATCATTATATTAGGAATAACGGTAATCTTTCTTTTTGCTAATTTACAAGCCGCATTAAATATGGCTCTTATTTGCATTTCATAAATTTCAGGATAAACCAATCCTAAACGACAACCTCTAAAACCTAACATTGGATTTTGTTCGCTTAATTCTATTGCTCTTTTTATAGTGTTTTTTATTTTTTTAGCTTCTTCACTATTAGAATTTGTTTTTTTAAGTTTTTCTTCCAGAACATTAAGTTTGGGTAAAAACTCATGCAGAGGTGGATCTAGAAGCCTAATGGTAACGGGTAATCCGTCCATTGCTTCTAAAATTCCTAAGAAATCACCTTCTTGCATTTTCTCTAATTTATTTAGTTGCTCTATTCTCTCTTCTGTGGTAGTCGAAACAACCATTTCTTCCATAACACTTATTCTTTCAGGAGCCATAAACATGTGCTCAGTTCTACAGAGGCCTATGCCTTTAGCACCAAAAACGCGTGCTCTCTCTGCATCTTCAGGAGTGTCCGCATTGCCCCAAACTTCTAGAGTCGCAACTTTATCTGCCATGTCAAGTATTATCTGGAAGTTTTCATCGAAAAGTGGATCAACTAAAGTGAGCTTTCCTAAGGCCACCTCTCCTGTATTGCCATTTAAAGTAAGATAGTCACCTTTGTTGACGATAACTCCATTCACAACAAAGTTTTCTTCCTTAAGGTTAATCTTAATTTCTTCACATCCAGAAACACAAGGTTTTCCCAAACCTCTTGCCACTACAGCAGCGTGACTTGTCATTCCTCCGTGTGTTGTAAGAACTCCTTGAGAAGCAAAAAGACCATGAATATCATCAGGTGTCGTTTCAGGTCTAACCAAAATAATCTTCTCTCCGTTAGAACCGCGTTCAGCTGCTTCATCTGCGTTGAATACTACTATTCCTACAGCTGCTCCAGGTGAGGCTGGAAGACCCTTTGCTAACCTTTGATAATCTACGTTGGGATCAATTTGAGGATGCAAGAGCTGTTCAATTTGCTCTGGAGAAACTCTTGATATTGCAGTTCTTTCATCTATTAATTTTTCTTTAAACATATCCACTGCTATTTTTACGGCAGCAGAAGCAGTTCTTTTGCCATTTCGGGTTTGCAAAATATATAGCTTGCCCTTTTCTATTGTAAATTCTATGTCTTGTGCATCTTTGTAATGCTGTTCTAAGAGCCTTACTATTCTAGAAAACTCTATAAAAACTTCAGGCATTTCTGTTTCAAGCTCTTCTATTGGAACAGGGGTTCTTATACCGGAAACAACATCTTCTCCTTGAGCATTAACTAAATATTCACCGTAAAGACGATTCTCTCCAGTAGAAGGACTTCTTGAAAAGCAAACCCCAGTAGCACAATCATCACCTAGATTTCCAAACACCATTGCCACAACGCTAACTGCGGTGCCATAGGAATCTGAAATGTTATTTATTTTTCTATAGGTTATAGCTCTTGGTGTATTCCAGCTTCTAAAAACTGCTTCTATAGCAAGCTTGAGTTGCTCCCACGGATCAACCGGGAACTCTAGCCCTTCACTTTTTACTATATCTTTGTATTCTTTAGTTAGTTCTTTTAATGATTCGGCAGATAATTTATGATCTTTTGATACTCCAGTTTTAATTTTTAAGGCATGCAATTTCTCTTCAAATTTATCCATTTTTACTCCTAAAACCACATTGGAGAACATTTGTATAAATCTCCGATAACTGTCATATGCAAACCTTTCATCTTTTGCTTCTTCTGCAAGAGCCACAACTGTTTTATCATTAAGCCCAAGATTTAAAATCGTGTCCATCATCCCTGGCATAGATACGGGGGCTCCAGAGCGGACGGAAACTAACAGGGGGTTTTTATCGCCTCCAAAATTTTTACCCGAAAGTGTTTCCACTTTTGATATGGCTTCTGTTACATTCGACCATATACTTGATACAAAATCCTCTTCTTTCCAATATTCATGACATGCCTCGGTTGTTATTATAAATCCTGGAGGAACAGGTAGCCCTATTTTCCACATTTGTGCAAGATTTGCTCCCTTGCCTCCTAAAAGCCCTCGCATAGACTCGTCACCTTCAGAAAAATCATATACATACTTTTTTGCCAAATCCATAATACTTCCCCCTAATAAATTAAACTTATTTAAATTATCTAAATTAAAAAGGCATTGTATAAATTATTTTTTACTTCTTAATAATACTACTTTAACAAACTAAAATCCCCAATTTGCATAAAAAACAACTCGCATTTCGCAAGTAAGGCTAGGCGGTTATTTCTAATTTCCAGATTTTTGTCCATTACTAATACGTCTTCAAAAAAACGTGATATTAGTGGGGCGAGCTTAGCTAACGTCAAAGAAAGCTTTTCCCAGTCGGAAGCTTTTATTGCATCTTTTGCAATGGTCGTTAAATATTCTAACTCATCATTAAGCTTCTTTTCAGAATCGTTAAGAAATTTCTGTGGGTCAACTTCGTTAAATTCTCTTGTAGCTTTTGTGAGTAAGTTTTTAACTCTGACCGCTGCAATAATTAAATCAGCAAACCAATCTTCTTTGCATACCTTTTGTAATGTTTCAGCCAAGCGCAGTATCTGTAATGGTCTATATGGTACCGTTTGTAAAGCTAAAAGGACAACATTTCTATCAAAGTTTCTTTCAAGTAATTGTACTTCAATACGTGTATTCAAAAAAGATAAAACTTGCTCAATCCTTTTACTTTCTAAAACAAACAGTGCGGCTGACGTCTCAACTAAATATCTTAAATCAATATCATAAAAAAGGCCCCAGATTATTTCGTTGATACAGCGGGCAGCCCTCCTAAGTGCATATGGATCTTGGGTTGAAGTCGGCTCTTGCCCTATTTTAAATATCGAAGTAATGGTGTCTATTCGTTCTGCCAAGCCAATTATTGCTCCTATATCATCAGTTGGAATTTCATCACCTGAAAATCTTGGCAAATATTGTTCATACATAGCTAGAGATACTCTCTTATCTTCTCCGGCTTTTTTTGCGTATTCTCTTCCCATAATGCCTTGTACTTCAGGGAATTCATATACCATACTTGATGATATATCTGCTTTTGATATTGATGCTGCTCTATCAATCATAGGTAATATTTTATTTTTCCCCAGCTTTTCTGTTAAAACTGATGAAAGCTTTCTTATCCTTTGAACTTTTTCATATAAAGATCCCAATTGCTCTTGATAAATTATATTTTTTAAATCATTAGTCATTTCTTCCAAAGTTCTTTTTCTGTCTTCGTTCCAGAAAAACGCTGCATCATATAGTCTAGCACTTAATACTCGTTCATTTCCTTCCTTCACTACATCCATATTCACGGCCAAATTGTTGCTTACACCTACAAAATATGGTAAGAGGTTTCCATCAAAGTCTCTTACAGGAAAATATCTTTGATTTTTTGCCATTGTTAATATCAATACTTCTTCTGGAATCTCTAAGAATGTCTTATTAAAACTACCGTAAAAAGCTATTGGATATTCGTTCAAGTGTATAACTTCTTTTAGTAAGTTTTCTTCTATATCTACCTTTACATCCAATTCTTTTTCTATGCTCTTAATTCCAGTAAAAATCTTTCTCTTTCTTTCCTCTGGATCAATTATGACAAAGTTTCTTTTAAGTTCATCAAAATATTCGTCCGTTGTAAAAATTTCAATTTTGGAACTTCCCATAAAGCGATGGCCTCTTGTTATTCTGTTGCTGAGTACGTTACCAAACCTAATATTAATGATATCTGATCCAAATAGGGCTAATAACCACCTTACAGGTCGTGCAAACCGAACATTGTTGTTTTCCCAATACATACTTTTGGGAAAAGAAAGGCTTTTTATTATTCTCTCTAATATTTCCGGAAGAATTTCTTTAGTTTCTAACCCCGACTGGCTCGTTACTGCCATTAAATATTCTGTGTTGTTAATTAATTCAACCTTTAAATCACATACATGCAGGCCTTGACTTTTAGCAAAACCTTCAGCAGCCTTTGTCGCGTTTCCATTTACGTCGAATGACTTTGATTTTGCAGGACCTTTTACTCTCTCTTCTCTGTCTTTTTGAATTATAGCAACATCCTTGATATATATTAAAAATCTTCTTGGTGTACCTTGTACTTTAATTTCTTCATGTTCTATATATGCCCGCTCAAATTCCTGTTTTGTATAGAGGTACAAGTCTTCAAGTGCTTTCTGTATAAAGCGAGCTGGAATTTCTTCTGTACCTATTTCAAGAATTAAATCTTTAGTATCCATTAAAATTCCACCTCCTTATAATTTTCATGTTTTTGGAATTTATTTAAAAGAGGAAATCCCATTACTTCTCTTTGTTTTATGTATAATTGGCAGCAAATACTGGCTAAAGCCCTTACTCTTCCAATATAGCCAGTTCTCTCTGTTACACTTATTGCATTTCTCGCGTCTAATAGATTAAAAGTATGAGAGCATTTTAAAACATAGTCATATGCAGGTAATACTATTTTGCGTTCTAATATTTTTCTTGCTTCAGACTCGTACATATTAAAAAGTTGAAAAAGCATTTCTGTACTTGCTATTTCGAAGTTATACATAGAATGCTCTACTTCGCTTTTATGGTGTATATCACCATATTTGACATTATCGGTCCAAATTAAATCATAAACAGAATCAACTTTTTGAACAAACATTGCAATTCTCTCTAATCCATATGTAATTTCTGAAGGCACAACATCCATATCTATAGCACCCATTTGTTGAAAATAAGTAAATTGCGTTATTTCCATTCCATCCAACCAAACTTCCCATCCAAGACCGGATGCACCAGTTGTCGGATTTTCCCAATCATCCTCAACAAAACGAATGTCATGCTCTTTTGGATTTATTCCAATAGCCTTTAAACTTTCAATATATATCTCCTGTATATTTGAGGGTGCAGGTTGAATTATAACTTGATATTGATAATAATGTTGTAATCGGTTAGGGTTTTCACCATAGCGGCCATCTGTTGGTCTTCTAGAAGGTTCTACGTAAGCGACTCGCCAAGGCTCAGGGCCCAATACTCTAAGGGTTGTTGCTGGATTCATAGTTCCTGCTCCTACTTCCATATCATACGGGTGCTGTATAATACACCCCTCTGATGACCAGAATTTTTCTAGCCTAAATATTATCTCTTGAAAATTCAACTCTTGTTGCCTCCTTTAAAAATGACTATCACTGAGAAGATAAAAACTTTTTTAGTTTAACAGAAAAATCATTAAAAATATCGATATCAATATTATTTTCGGACCAGGTGATAAAATCCTCTTGTTTCAACATCGCAGCACAGCGCATATCTTTGAGTTGGCTTATATTTACTAAAATATCACTCGTGCAATTTGAGCAACAAAAACCATCATCGCACCAAAACGAGCTTTCGTTTATTAGCGAACCACACAACACACATTGTTTAAAAGAAGGAGCGAGTCCCATTAAATTTAGTAATCTCCATGTAAAACGAAACTCCACTAGCTCTGAAGTACAACCATCTTTTAAAAGCAACATTGAACTCCATAATAAATTTAAGATATCATTACTTTCGTGAGTAGTAAAAATTACTCTACTAACAGTTTTATAAAGTCGAAGAGCTGTATGTAAGTGCTTAGAACACCTTCTTAATAACAAGAAATCTTCTTTAATTTCAGAGGATTTCAAATAAAGTCCAGATGGACTTTGATAGATATTATAGAGACCCCATACCATCGGCTCTATAGCACCACCAAATCTACTTTTACTTGATCCTGTTGGTGCTATAACCCACCTTGGCCCTAAATCACGTAAAAAAAGTAACAGAGTAAGACCGTTTTTAAGCGAGTCTTTTCTTTGTATAACTGTACCTGCTTGCTCATAATACCCCTGTTCTAGTTTCTCAAAATTGCTATACTGCATCAACTGCTATAACCCAATCTTCGAAGCTCGTCAACTGATTTCTTCCATCCTGGTTTCACTTTAACCCATAGCTCAAGATAAATGGGATATCCAAATTTCTCAACTAAATCTATTCTTGCCGCACATCCAATTTCTTTTAATTTTAACCCTTTTTTACCTATTATTATTCCCCTTTGACCGACTCGGTCGACAATAATAGTTGCTCTTATCTTTGCCACCTTTAGTTCCGGATATTCATCAGGATTCTTGAATTCTTCAATCAAAACAGCTACGCTATGCGGCACTTCTTCTTCTGTATGCAATAAAATTTTTTCTCTTATAATTTCTGCTGCTAAAAATCGTTCTGTAACGTCCATTAACATATCTTTATCATATATATAAGGTTGAGTTGGAAGGAATACGCTAATCTTCTCTATTAATTTTTTAAGATTAATATTTTCTAAAGCCGAAATGGGAACTACATCTTTAAAACAAAACCTATTACAGTATAAACTTGCAACCCTATCATATAAATCTATGTTTTTTAGTTTATCAATTTTATTAATAATTAAAATTACTGGAACAGTAACCGAAGAAAGTGTTTCTAAGATCATTTCTTCCCTCTCGTTTATCTTAGAACTTAATGCGTCAACTACAAAACATATTAAATCTACTTGGTTCAAAGTGTCTAATGCTTCTTGTAGCATATACTTGCCTAAATTATGTTCTGGGGTATGAACTCCTGGAGTATCAACAAAAATAATCTGCTCTTTATCTGATGTGTAAATACACCTAATTGCGTTCCTCGTTGTTTGTGGTTTATGAGAAACTGCCACAGCTTTTTCTTCAAGCATAGCATTTATTATTGAGGATTTCCCAACATTTGGCATCCCAATTAAGGCAACAAAACCTGTTTTAATCTTTTTATTTTCTTGAACATCGTTGTCGTTCAAATGCAAAAACTTCCCTTCATTACTTATGTATTAGAAGTGAAATACTCCAATAGCAAATCGTTTTGTTCTTTCCACATTTGTTGTTTCCGTTCATTGTTATCATGGTCATATCCGATAAGGTGTAATAGCCCATGAAATATAACTAATACCATTTCATTTATTACTTCTTTTTTTTGTTCTATTGCATTTTGTTTAATTATTTCCGGACAAATAATTATGTCCCCTAGTGGAAGAAATCTCCAGTCCAGAGGAGGACTAAAAAAACTGTCCTCTGTCTCCCAAAATGGAAAAGACAGGACATCTGTCCCTTCTGACATATGCCTATACTCGTTATTTAAAATAGTCATATTTGATAAATCCATAAAAGTGAGAGAGACATTTACATAAGAAACAGCCTCTGGAATAACATTTTTTTTTAGTAAAAAAGAAGTGTATATATTTTCTATTTTTTTAATGTTCTCATGACTAATATCACTTTTTTCTTTTAAGTCGAATGTAAATTCAAATGTCATTTTCGTTTAAACGTTTTCTTTCTCTATTGATGTTTTAAGTTGCTTCTCTTTTATAACATCTTTTATATCACGTACTTCTCTAGTATGGTATCCCGACATTAATATTTCAATAAAACTTGCTTTAATTCTTGATATATCTTTAAATGTGAAGTCTACGTTTTCTAACTGCTTGTCTTTAATTTTCGAATCTACTACAGCGTCAACTAAAAGTGTCAAATCTCTTAAAGTTGTAAGTGGTTTGTTAGAACCTTTTACTGCCGCTTCAACAGAATCTGCAAGCATAACCAGTGCAGTTTCCCTGGTTTGTGGTTTGGGACCTGGATATCTAAATTGTTCTTCTGTAACATTATCTTCTAAGGCTTGGGCTTTCTCATAAAAATATTTCTGCAACGTTGTACCGTGATGTTCGGATATAAAGCGCCTTAAGACCTTCGGTAGTTTATTCTCATCTGCTATTTCAAGTCCATCCTTAACGTGAGATATTATTACTAGTTCAGAAAGTGAAGGAGAGAGATTGTCGTGCACATTCTCTCCTTTTTTTTGATTCTCAACAAAATACATTGGGTTTTTTAATTTGCCTATATCATGGTAATATGCACCGGCTTTAACTAATAAGCCATTCATTTTCAACTCATCGGCAGCTGCTTCCGCTAACGTTCCCACCATAAGTGTGTGGTGATAAGTACCTGGTGCCTCAATTTGGAGGCGTTTCATTAGAGGTTGGGAAGGGTGACTAAGTTCAAGTAGTCTTAGAGGAGATATTACATCAAATAAATTTTCCCAAAGGGGGAGAAGAGCAACGACAACAGCACCCCAAACTGCACTAAAAACCAAGGATGAAACAACAAGTTTTTTAGTTATTGACAGACTAAGCCCCCAGTGTATTAATATTGAAAGTGTGCCCAAACATATACCTAAAAAGAACAAGTTTTTCCAAATAGTCATTCTATGATTGGGCGGATCTAAAAATAAAACTCTTCCTATCCCGGCAGAAAAAGAGGCCAATATAAACCCTATCGTAATAATGCCTGGTGATAAGCCATATGCAATCATGACACTTATTATTCCTCCACCAAAAATGATGTGGTATGAAAGAGAAAGAGGAATCGTTAGGCACAACCATCCAGTCATACCTAAAACCGCCATTGAATAGCTGCCCATACGAGCAAAAATTAGTTCCAATGCCCAAACCAGAGAAAGTACGATAGAAACATATAACCACTCTTTTTCAGACAACTTTTCCTTCAATCCGCTCTCGATCCAAACAGGCCAAAAACTCCATGCAAAGATAACAAAAAGAATAACTAACAGGTTTTTCCATGGATATTTTGCATCAGGGTATCCTTGGCTCCTTAATAACTTTGCCAACTCTACTGTTATAAGCTGTCCTTTTTGCACTAATACTGAACCAGGACGAATTTCCCTAATTACAGCGGGGATTTG comes from Synergistaceae bacterium and encodes:
- a CDS encoding deoxyguanosinetriphosphate triphosphohydrolase, which gives rise to MHWEEIEEKILSPYAALASKSKGRLHEESDCEIRTCFQRDRDKIIHSNSFRRLKYKTQVLLLPEGDHYRTRLTHTLEVSQIARTISRSLSLNEDLTEAIALGHDLGHTPFGHMGEKVLDGLAKKYKLNGFHHANQSLRVVDFIEKNGRGLNLTWEVRMGILQHSKGQVDVKVGYDLKNPSSMEAWVVRISDSIAYLNHDLDDAIRAGMIQEKDLPKDVLKIMGETHAERIDSLVKDIIKNSCRNTLQFNPEMLSVIEKLREFLYLNVYSRANALIEDSRVEHVLTALFEYEVQKEQKSVQETVDFISGMTDRYALQLFQERFVPSPWPQNKHINQLID
- a CDS encoding pyruvate, phosphate dikinase, translated to MDLAKKYVYDFSEGDESMRGLLGGKGANLAQMWKIGLPVPPGFIITTEACHEYWKEEDFVSSIWSNVTEAISKVETLSGKNFGGDKNPLLVSVRSGAPVSMPGMMDTILNLGLNDKTVVALAEEAKDERFAYDSYRRFIQMFSNVVLGVKMDKFEEKLHALKIKTGVSKDHKLSAESLKELTKEYKDIVKSEGLEFPVDPWEQLKLAIEAVFRSWNTPRAITYRKINNISDSYGTAVSVVAMVFGNLGDDCATGVCFSRSPSTGENRLYGEYLVNAQGEDVVSGIRTPVPIEELETEMPEVFIEFSRIVRLLEQHYKDAQDIEFTIEKGKLYILQTRNGKRTASAAVKIAVDMFKEKLIDERTAISRVSPEQIEQLLHPQIDPNVDYQRLAKGLPASPGAAVGIVVFNADEAAERGSNGEKIILVRPETTPDDIHGLFASQGVLTTHGGMTSHAAVVARGLGKPCVSGCEEIKINLKEENFVVNGVIVNKGDYLTLNGNTGEVALGKLTLVDPLFDENFQIILDMADKVATLEVWGNADTPEDAERARVFGAKGIGLCRTEHMFMAPERISVMEEMVVSTTTEERIEQLNKLEKMQEGDFLGILEAMDGLPVTIRLLDPPLHEFLPKLNVLEEKLKKTNSNSEEAKKIKNTIKRAIELSEQNPMLGFRGCRLGLVYPEIYEMQIRAIFNAACKLAKRKITVIPNIMIPLVSTQEETKRLFNTVKEIGDNIIKKNNCSLNYYIGTMIELPRAAMVADKIAEYAQFFSFGTNDLTQTTFGFSRDDAEGKFLAQYIDQGILKHNPFAILDREGVGTLMRMAVSSGRATNPEIKIGICGEHGGEPSSVAFCHHLGLNYVSCSPFRIPVARISAAHVALGLLD
- a CDS encoding glycine--tRNA ligase subunit beta, producing the protein MDTKDLILEIGTEEIPARFIQKALEDLYLYTKQEFERAYIEHEEIKVQGTPRRFLIYIKDVAIIQKDREERVKGPAKSKSFDVNGNATKAAEGFAKSQGLHVCDLKVELINNTEYLMAVTSQSGLETKEILPEILERIIKSLSFPKSMYWENNNVRFARPVRWLLALFGSDIINIRFGNVLSNRITRGHRFMGSSKIEIFTTDEYFDELKRNFVIIDPEERKRKIFTGIKSIEKELDVKVDIEENLLKEVIHLNEYPIAFYGSFNKTFLEIPEEVLILTMAKNQRYFPVRDFDGNLLPYFVGVSNNLAVNMDVVKEGNERVLSARLYDAAFFWNEDRKRTLEEMTNDLKNIIYQEQLGSLYEKVQRIRKLSSVLTEKLGKNKILPMIDRAASISKADISSSMVYEFPEVQGIMGREYAKKAGEDKRVSLAMYEQYLPRFSGDEIPTDDIGAIIGLAERIDTITSIFKIGQEPTSTQDPYALRRAARCINEIIWGLFYDIDLRYLVETSAALFVLESKRIEQVLSFLNTRIEVQLLERNFDRNVVLLALQTVPYRPLQILRLAETLQKVCKEDWFADLIIAAVRVKNLLTKATREFNEVDPQKFLNDSEKKLNDELEYLTTIAKDAIKASDWEKLSLTLAKLAPLISRFFEDVLVMDKNLEIRNNRLALLAKCELFFMQIGDFSLLK
- the glyQ gene encoding glycine--tRNA ligase subunit alpha, giving the protein MNFQEIIFRLEKFWSSEGCIIQHPYDMEVGAGTMNPATTLRVLGPEPWRVAYVEPSRRPTDGRYGENPNRLQHYYQYQVIIQPAPSNIQEIYIESLKAIGINPKEHDIRFVEDDWENPTTGASGLGWEVWLDGMEITQFTYFQQMGAIDMDVVPSEITYGLERIAMFVQKVDSVYDLIWTDNVKYGDIHHKSEVEHSMYNFEIASTEMLFQLFNMYESEARKILERKIVLPAYDYVLKCSHTFNLLDARNAISVTERTGYIGRVRALASICCQLYIKQREVMGFPLLNKFQKHENYKEVEF
- the recO gene encoding DNA repair protein RecO, with translation MMQYSNFEKLEQGYYEQAGTVIQRKDSLKNGLTLLLFLRDLGPRWVIAPTGSSKSRFGGAIEPMVWGLYNIYQSPSGLYLKSSEIKEDFLLLRRCSKHLHTALRLYKTVSRVIFTTHESNDILNLLWSSMLLLKDGCTSELVEFRFTWRLLNLMGLAPSFKQCVLCGSLINESSFWCDDGFCCSNCTSDILVNISQLKDMRCAAMLKQEDFITWSENNIDIDIFNDFSVKLKKFLSSQ
- a CDS encoding GTPase Era, giving the protein MPNVGKSSIINAMLEEKAVAVSHKPQTTRNAIRCIYTSDKEQIIFVDTPGVHTPEHNLGKYMLQEALDTLNQVDLICFVVDALSSKINEREEMILETLSSVTVPVILIINKIDKLKNIDLYDRVASLYCNRFCFKDVVPISALENINLKKLIEKISVFLPTQPYIYDKDMLMDVTERFLAAEIIREKILLHTEEEVPHSVAVLIEEFKNPDEYPELKVAKIRATIIVDRVGQRGIIIGKKGLKLKEIGCAARIDLVEKFGYPIYLELWVKVKPGWKKSVDELRRLGYSS
- the ybeY gene encoding rRNA maturation RNase YbeY, giving the protein MTFEFTFDLKEKSDISHENIKKIENIYTSFLLKKNVIPEAVSYVNVSLTFMDLSNMTILNNEYRHMSEGTDVLSFPFWETEDSFFSPPLDWRFLPLGDIIICPEIIKQNAIEQKKEVINEMVLVIFHGLLHLIGYDHDNNERKQQMWKEQNDLLLEYFTSNT
- a CDS encoding HDIG domain-containing protein; this encodes MTEKKKKTSLDKFVIHTIDKCKFKPENKQYLFLRFYLLFFAALLISLNWYISDRKDNYSVGYPSKKTYFALITSRYEDKMATLELRQRAANRIVDVMVRDEEETKQLAERLSYIESGKYEIVLNRELTKLLLKIPKDTKEKIIRAVIQIGNKITDKTHTREQQAKLIWKQLNLTELKQSEKNVAFQILDVVMSPTLHSDFEMTARLREDISHQIPAVIREIRPGSVLVQKGQLITVELAKLLRSQGYPDAKYPWKNLLVILFVIFAWSFWPVWIESGLKEKLSEKEWLYVSIVLSLVWALELIFARMGSYSMAVLGMTGWLCLTIPLSLSYHIIFGGGIISVMIAYGLSPGIITIGFILASFSAGIGRVLFLDPPNHRMTIWKNLFFLGICLGTLSILIHWGLSLSITKKLVVSSLVFSAVWGAVVVALLPLWENLFDVISPLRLLELSHPSQPLMKRLQIEAPGTYHHTLMVGTLAEAAADELKMNGLLVKAGAYYHDIGKLKNPMYFVENQKKGENVHDNLSPSLSELVIISHVKDGLEIADENKLPKVLRRFISEHHGTTLQKYFYEKAQALEDNVTEEQFRYPGPKPQTRETALVMLADSVEAAVKGSNKPLTTLRDLTLLVDAVVDSKIKDKQLENVDFTFKDISRIKASFIEILMSGYHTREVRDIKDVIKEKQLKTSIEKENV